The following coding sequences lie in one Mycobacterium sp. DL440 genomic window:
- a CDS encoding YciI family protein, giving the protein MGREWNKGFRSLTPEMTMHYFALLISQEVELAPEQRAEGMAAFQAFHAKAKSAIRAGDALDRAGTAARIDGGPDNPTVTDGPYAEGAEVANGFYVLRASDREEAVKLASMIPASAIEVRQLSDVSGL; this is encoded by the coding sequence ATGGGTAGAGAGTGGAACAAAGGGTTTCGCTCGCTGACGCCGGAGATGACGATGCATTACTTCGCCTTACTGATCAGCCAGGAGGTGGAGCTGGCACCCGAGCAGCGGGCCGAGGGCATGGCTGCCTTCCAGGCTTTTCACGCCAAGGCCAAGTCGGCGATCCGGGCGGGCGACGCGCTGGACCGGGCCGGCACGGCCGCCCGCATCGACGGTGGGCCGGACAACCCGACGGTCACCGACGGCCCGTATGCGGAGGGCGCCGAGGTGGCCAACGGCTTCTACGTGTTGCGTGCCTCCGATCGGGAGGAGGCAGTCAAGCTGGCGTCGATGATTCCGGCGTCGGCCATCGAGGTCCGCCAGTTGTCGGACGTCTCGGGCCTGTAG